gatttttttttggcagataTTTTCCATAGGGTTcatgtgaaatgcactttgtcagaagagattgtaattgTGGAATGCTGTCTTGTATAACCCATCTTAATTAACTCATGTAAGCACATTCAACATCTGACCTCTTGGGCATGACCCAAAAACTGAAACCTCACCTAGCTTGTGGTCATAGCAAATTTTGTACAGTTCAAGTAAGAACTACAACTGGTAAAGGATTCCTCAGTCTTATTCTTTCAAACTGGGGGATAAATGTTAGTGCAGTTATATGCCATGATGTACTGTGATTGTCTTAATGTACTGTAGGTCAAATGAATTACCTGTCAGAACATTGTTTAGATGTGTAAAATAATACCTTTAATTCTCTTGTCACAAAAAATTACCAATAACTGGACCTCAATTGGTGCTAAATGGGGGAATTTTGTAGAAGCTGGGTGAAATACACGCAGCTCAGTTGGTTTACAACCTAGGGATTTGAGTATGTGTGGAACAAAACCTCAGTTTTTGTCTCCAGATTGTTGGCACAGAGCAAGTATTGATTCATAagtggctttatttttttggtgctttccccctttttttctgaCATAGTGGCTATATCATATGCCCTCATGCCTTTGCAGTCTACTCAAAGAAAGCAATTCTCAATTATTTCATGATACAGTTTGTTTTGGGAGCAGTCATACTACACACCTCAGTCTGTACTCTTTTTATATAGTGATATTTCTTCCAAACACCAATATACTTGTTTACTCATAGTACTGTAATGCCCAGAGTTTGATCGCCAAATGGATGACAGAATTCTGGATCTGATTGGGTTGTTGGTAACCCTCCAGTGGAATGAGGGTGCATTTGCATCTCCAGGCAGTGCTAAAGAAATCTCAGAATTCTGTTGACCATAGAGCCACTGTTTTGAGAAGATGGGGTTGGAATAGAAGCAGACAAGGTGGGCTGAAGGGGAAGCAAGCAGTGGCAAGAGTTTCATGCTTTTACTGCTCTTAAATGTGCTCCTCCTTACTCCCCAAGGCAGGAAGAGGTGTTTTGGATCCCAAGGCTCTCTggatatttacaaaataactgACATTTAGCCGTTGCACGAATGTCACCTGATGTCCTCACAAGGAGAAGCCTAAGACCAGGTCCTTTGTTAGAGGTGTGTGAGAAACAGGGGTTGAAATCTGGTGCCCCTGCCTGCCTACCTTCTAGTAAGCCATCAACTACGTCTTGTGGTATACCGCTGTTCAATTTTCTGGCCCCCAAATCCCTGTATCATGCGCATACTATCTTTTACGCACACTTTGTTTTACCAAATCCCAGTCTTGTGCATAAATGTGCCCACACAAATTTATGTAAACTCCAAGGGGGCACCCTGAAAAATCTAAGAGTGACTAAGGGGGCTTTGCACCTGCCTCTGACACACTTTACTGTATGTCACACCTTCAGCCAACAGTGTTAGGGATCAGTAGCCATCCCTTTACCTTTAAATGCTATATTTGTGACAGTgctgttttttctctctctctctctctctctctctctctctctctaagcCATCCTTTCTTTGTCAGCTGAGTTCAAACTGAGTTTGAAAGTCTGCTTAGCAAGGTCCTTTCCAGTGGGTTGAAGTAGGAGTTAGCAGTCAGTGTTTTGCTATGATGAAAGCCAAAAATGTCAGGAAGTATGCGGAGGAAGTAAACACGTTTTTGCTTCTTTAAGTTCAGAACACTTGCGCTGTAGTCCATGTCTGATTCCTTGATAGTAGGCCATTGAGCTGAAGAAAGCCCAAGTTGTGGTTTAGTGGAACTTGGCTGTATGAACTGATGGAGCCATGGTCACTACGCCTGAACTAATTTCATGCTTTTAGAAAACAGTTATATGTACTTTATTAAGCTAATCGTCTGTGTGAGTAACAGGGAGAGGGGAGATGTGGTTGTGCTCAGACATACATGTACCAGGTGTTACTGCTTATATTTTGTGAGGTAGATAGTCTCCAAATTGTAATTACTTTGCAGTCTCTTAGATAAATTGCTTTGATTCCCCTCCCCCTGCTTGTTCTCTCTCTGGACTTGAACTTGCAGGTTTTTCCACAGCCTGCTGTTCCAGCTCCAGTGAGGACACATTAACCATAAAAATGTGGTTGCTATATGAATGGGGAATAAAGTGTGCTGGTAAATGGGTGCTTTAGGTGCACTAAGCCTCCTGTGATTCATTCAGTCCTGCGATGACTGAGATGTGGGGAATGTTCTCCGGAGGTGGTGCAGGCACATAATTAGTGAAGAGGAGGTGATTCCTGAACACTCCAGAGTCATGGATTACACCTTGTTTTTAGGTTGCCTGTTAActttttaagacattttttgaTGCTGTTAATGGTGTTGAAGTAACATTTGGTTAAAATCCCATGCTACCGACCTGATCAACAGTAGAGGTTTGCATCTGGCCATATTCAACAGTTACTATAATGTTGACAAGGTCATGAACTTCATTGGTAAAGAAGTGGGGCTGTGCATTATCTGTTCTGCTGCATGTCTCCCTGCAAAGTTCACAATGTAAATTCTGAATTTCAATGAAGTTTCCATATGACGTTAAGTATCCAAAACCTCAGCAGGAATGTTTAGCTGCTTATGGTACAGTATCAAGGTattatggaaaaacaaagcTCGAACCAGACCCTTTATAAATGGATGGCCAGAAAGCGATATTGGTCATTTGGAAATCCTTGTGTTTTAGGAGGACCTTGTTGACCTAAATGGCTTATGCTACATTCCAGGAAACTAAACTAATTTGTAAATATCTTGATCCTTATTGTGACGTTGTGGAGACCGATGCACTTTACTGTATAGAAAGGTATGTCCATCTTTTTGAGCAATGTACAATCCTTAACGCTTGTGTATATTTGAACATTTGTTTGACTGGAAGACACAGATAAAACATTGTCTGCAGTATCTCTTCTTAGATGAAAGCCCATAATTAGCATCTTAGCTTATGTCAATTTTTCCTCCACAATCTATGGAAATAGAAATATGGAGTTACAGTAGTGTTATTTTATAGGTAAAGGTATAATTGAGCCCAAAAGACTCAACACATGGAATAATTAATGTTGTGAAAAATACCTATTTaaagcaaattattttcttctgGTTCCCATAACACCCATCTTAATGTAGTGTTGGGACTATAAactatttgtgtttttgatgcTGATAACAGGCTTCTCTCTTGGCGTTAGTTTCATGCCATTGAAACAACTCTGGCTACTGTTTATGAAAGTATTGATTCTGACATCCCAAAAGGCATCTAACTACTAACTTTACACTGGCCACCTTTACGTACAGAGCATTTAGAGCATATGAATTTGAAATTGATATTCACAATATGAAGTTTAATGTTAGCAAAATGTTATTACATTATCATAACAGTTTACATGAACAACCAACAGATTTTACTGGCATAAggcacatttataaataaacttaGTGATGCATAATTTTTTCTTACTAACTTGCTAGTCATAAGTGGCTAAGAAAATGACACAGCTTCACTGCCTGTTTGTTTCAGATATACTCCCTCAAGGGCTGCACTAAAGGAGTTGAGAAGTTTACTACTGTTCCATGTTTTCAACAGAGCTAGAAATAGATGTGAGTTTAAAAACAGTTCAATCTACATAATGGTAATACAAGACAAGCAATATCTTATTGTTGTATGATTGTAGAGGTTCCATTTGAGGTTTGAGCAGTCACCCGTGATGCCACCTGTTGGGAAGTCTACTGTTGACAGTATTCACCCTCTCATCGCCCTATATTGATTGATTGTCTAAAACGAACAGGCTTGCAGGCAGTACATGAATGAGTCCATTGATGACACTGTTGCAGACCATCACTGAATTTCTAGGTCAGCGCCCTGCTGCTGGGATTCGCTTGCCAGTAGGGAACCTCTTTGTCTATCCCTGGTAATGTGCTGCATCTCAAGGCCTTTTCAGTAAAATCTTAAGGGGGCTAATGAACTCCTAATCTGTCACCTCTCTGCTTACTGTGTATGGTGTGGAAATTTTCTGGTTGTAGATTATGCTATTGTATAGGAACAGTGAAGAATGGACTGTAGTAATGTGCTAAAACTGGGTATTGACTTACTGAAGAAATAATtcaatttcagcaaaaattcCAGTGTTAACTGATGGCTTTAAGGAAGCTGCTGTTGACCTTCTTTTAAGTAATCACCTTCTTGTGGTTTGATTTAGGATAGACTGATTGATTTGTACTTTAATTGATAAAAGAAATTATTCTGTACTGAAATAAAGGTACCATGGGATCTACCACTAAATGTTGCATGTCTTCTCtggtgttttaaatgaaaagaaaaaacaaaagcgtTTGTATTATAAGACAAGTTTAGCTGATGGCTGTAAGGTTTATAATAAACATGTATTCTGAGATTTTACAAGCAGTCCTCATCTGTTTTGCCTTCAAAAGTTCTCTCTACTTCTGCAGTTGGGAGAGCAACATCCCATCACATGGACAGCCTCAGCCAATCACAACCATCAGTTAATGTCAGTCTAATATCACAGCTGAAACTTTGTAAAATAAAGGGTGATGTGGACATTCTCCTTTCTCCCTTCCTTCCCTGCTGTGCATGACCAAACACATGAGATAGTCacataaacagctttaaaaaaaccTAAATATACTTAGAGTACACTTACTATCACCTAGCATTAAACATTTGTTAGCAACACTATGCAGCACCTCAAACTATatcatattttcaaaatgtctcTGTCTACTGTACcatcagtgaatgaatgaaaatataacaaactaggaataatgtttgttttaaatattaagttCTCTGGTTTTGGCATTGTCCTGCACAATaccttttggattttttttattaatgttgagTGTCCCATTTTTCATATGGGAACCAATAATATTTTCCACATAAGAAATAGTAATTTGATCACCACAAAACAGGAATTTACCTAATGGGAAATTATGAATTTAATTAACCCTATTAATCAAGGGATGAGTGCATTTATAATTAGTATTGTATAGGTTTTCTTAAGCAACACTGACATGGGTCTAGTGTGTTTCTTCAAACGATGCATTTCGAAAAATTGCTGTCCCTTCAGAGCCATTTCTTTATATCATCTCCTATTCCtctaaagaaattttttttaatgtgtggaAGGGGCTGCAGGGATAACTTTGGTTGCCCTTCTttaccagacacacacacacacccccccccgcgTTTTGGGCACCAATCTGTCCGACTCTTCCTGTCACTGTTAGCATTGACAAACAGTGAGGTTGTTGTTAGGAGTTACACTGCTGGAGATCGGCGGCTCCGATGCTGTGGATTCCTCTCCTAGACAAAGTGGGAACCCAGGCTGTTGTTGCAAGATGTTCTGGGAGAAGGGCTCAGGAGGTGGTTTCCTGCCCATTTATTAAAGGGCTCTCAGAAAGTGGAATGCTTCTGTAACTCGTGCCCCTCAGATATTTGGATGCTTTCTGAgggaaaatgttttaagaaCTTTTGACCATAATGAAAAATGGCCATTGGAGAAAGATGcctgttttgaattttaaagAAAGAGCAAtagatgtaaacatttttgtgagGCTCTGCACCTTGTTATTAACATGcttcaataaatgttttttgggGCGCACTTTCTATGAAACATGGTCCACCTTGCTGTCCATGAGTTGGAATAACTCTTTGAGGAGGTAGGATTTCAAAGAGACTTTAAATTTTACCTGTTTAGGCAGCTAAATTATTTGCCATACTAATTAAAGTTACCCTCATTTCTCAAGGGTTTTCTAACAGTGCCTTCCTGACATTTGAGGCAATGACCACTGCTCATTGTTAatttccttcctgtttttccaaAAGATGCACAAGCTGTGGGTGGAACGTTGTCACCACTGAGGCCTAAGGCTGCTGAACGAAGTGAAGGACCGGTCCCAACCCGGCACCACACGAATGGCCCAGGGAAGCCAGCATATTGACATCCAGGTTTTGCACGACCTGCGCCAAAAGTTTCCTGAGGTTCCAGAAGGGGTGGTGTCCCAGTGTGTTCTGCAGGTGAGCTGATCTTCACCTTTGTGAAAAGGGTGGCTTTGTTGGGAAGCTGCTGATCAGATTTAAAGTTAAATGCCGCATACATGGGCTGGAATGGGTTGGCCTCACTTTGCAGTAGTTAGGCAATAATGGCATCTTCCTTCCTCTTTGTATCAGGTGCATAAGCAGAAAATACAGCACAAGTTAGATTGTagttttgacattttcttttttaaatcaccaTTTTCACTTCTGAAACTGGAGCACATTTGTTTTGCTCTGTTACATACAGTCTGTAGCATCAGTAAATGGTGGCTAAGCAAAGATGGTGTTTTGCAGTTAGAATTATACGTTTGTAGAATTTTGCATCCAGTCTTTGACGTGAtcgtttccttccttccctcagAACAACAATAATTTGCATGCCTGCTGCGAGTACCTGTCCCAGGTGAGCACAGGGTACTTGTATGGTGAGGGAAACCTCAGCTTCCCAGAAGAGTCCAACTTGTCGCGACTCCAGAATCACATGACCCAGCTGAACCTGGACCTTCAGTCTCAGAATGTGCATGTGCCTTCGGCGCGGGAAGGTCAGAGGATGAACGGCAGCCGAACTCTGACCCACAGCCTGAGCGACGGGCCCCTGCAGGGCACACAGCCTGGCCAGCTCTTCCAGTCTGAACCACAGTCAGCCCCTGCGCAAGTGCCCTCTGGTCTCAGTGTGTTTGGCATCATGGACGCAGCAAGGAAGCCACAGCCACCGCAGCACCTTGGCCTCTACCAGCTCAGTGGCAAGCCACATGCTGCAGGGGGGCAGCAAGCACCTCGTTTCAACCCCATCACAGTTACCCTGGCTCCCAACATCCCGACGGGCCGTAACACCCCCACTTCTTTGCACATACATGGTGGGCCCCAGTCTGGCCTCAACAGTCAGCAGGGTAACTCCATCTACATCAGGCCTTATGTCACCCAGTCCAGTACGAtccgccagcagcagcagcctcagtGCAGCCCCACCTACCAGATCTCCCACCCTGCCTCACTGCCCTGTGGCAGGACGCTTCCCTCACAGCACAGCTCCTCGCATACCTCGCCACACCAGTCACAGGGCCATCAGACCTCACATGTCTACATGCCCATCAGCTCACCCACCAACCCCCAAGCACCCTCTGTCCTCCAAACACCCAGTGGAACCTTGCCCTCTGGGGGTCCTTCTTCAGCTGCACCGGCCTCCTTCAGCCAGTACAACATCCAGACCATATCCACCGGGCCGCGTAAGAACCAGATTGAGATCAAACTTGAATCGCCCCAGCGGAGCAATGCTGGCGGTGGGCcgcgctcctcttcctccacttcctcatcatcttcctcctcctcttgcccTGCCTCTTCCTCCATGGGCTCCAGTACCTGCCCCACGGCACCCTTGTCTATTGGTGGCCCTGGCCCAAATCGCAGCCAGCCTACTGTTTACATCTCGGCCAGTCCACCATCAGGGGCGACGGCTGCACCTGATGATCCTGCCATGGCACCCTCCAGCTCCCGCTCCCAGCCTAAGTTTTACATCTCGGCCAATGCAACAGGTGACGACGCCAGTGGCCGGAATCCCACCTTGTACATCTCGGCCAACCCACCCCTGCAAGGTCCAAGCAGCGGGCGCAGTGTGCCGGGCCAGGTTAGCATGTGCCCTGCCTTCATCCACCATCATCCACCCAAGTCCCGACCCTCAGTGAGCGGAGGCACCACAGCCACCTCCCCCCGTGTAGTGGTCACCCAACCCAACACCAAGTACACTTTTAAAATCACTGTGTCTCCAAATAAGCCCCCAGCAGTTTCGCCTGGTGTGGTCTCACCAACTTTTGAGCCCACCAACATCCTCAGCCTCCCCTCGGACCACTTTGCTGAGCCGGACCCCCATCATCTCTCGGATCCCCTGtcagcacacagagagagacccAGTGAGCAACGCCGACTCAGCATGGGTTCAGACGATGCTGCCTACACTCAAGGTTGGTGCCTCCTTTTGTATCAGCCATTTTGTGCATTGATGAGTTATTTCAAGCCTGTCCTTCTGGTTTAGTTAGAGAAGGACTCTTACTAATGCTTGATTTGGAAAgggaaatatattttcacaggtgtgtgtgtatctgatatctgttttgatttttcaaCTATAACTGCCCAGAGAAGCTGGAGGATCAcactctgttctttttttttttctttttttttttttttttaaaaaaaaaaaacaaaaaaaaagctatgcTTCTTTCGTCATTGCTGCAGGGAGTAACTTGCTTTCCCAACATCATGTGagacaagaacatagtatacatttcttttcaccagtagtaaatgttttttccacTACCTCTTGCCAAGAAGGAAACCCAACGACAAGCTGCTGTTTATGCCTGTTTTTAACTTAGTGTCAACATTATGgaaattttaatgcaatttaGCCAAGCTGTGTATATGCTTCTGTTCTCATTATACTCTCCTTTTACTCAGTGGTGCTTGGaaggtttctgtgtgtgtgtgagagtgtgtgtgagagcgcaTGCTTCCAAGTGATGTGTAGGTTTAGGTGTGTGACCACGGGTGGAGGCACACAGCTTTGCCTTTTTTGGACATTTGACTgcgattgtgtgtgtgagtcactcCCCCGCGAGTGTCTCCTCCTTGGGTCGCCGCCCTAACCCCCCTCTGTCCAGCCGCATGGGGAAACCCGTCTTTTGCTTGAGGAATACTGACTGGGATGTACAGTGTGGGTCAATACTCCACAATTTTTATCTCATATGATGCTGTATGTGTATCATTTCTCCCAGATGTTCATCTAAGTTTCTACTTTCTACATACaaaatgaaggggaaaaaaactccaTAAGCAGTTAGCTTTAGGATATTATGACCATAACTGTCAATAGTATAgtgttcctctcctctccctggTGAGGGAGTTCTCAGGAACACTGTGCTTGTGGTGTATGTTGGTGTGTTCGGAATGATGCATTCAGGTCACACTGAGGTCTAGGAACTTCTCGAAAGGATCGTGTACACAGTGCTACTCACTTGTCTAGTATTCTTTGACCTTTGGCCTTCTTCACCCCCATTTCCACAGCTCTGCTAGTCCACCAAAAGGCCCGCATGGAGCGGCTGTGGCATGAGCTGGAGCTGAAGAAAaagaagctggagaagctgAAAGAAGAGGTCAATGTGATGGAGAATGACCTCACTCAGAGACGGCTACAGAGGTCCAACTCTGCCTCCCAGATACCCTCTGTAagtgtcctcctcctctcgtGCATAAGCTGCCCTGCGGCCCCCCCATGAGGCCCCTCTATTTATAGTCTTCATTAACTGTGTCTTCTGTAAACTTTCTTTGTTCATGATTGGCATTTTTTAATAATCTGGTAACAtccttttttaattacttattaattttataatgaTGTGACTGTCCCCTCAGTATGATCCTGCTGTTATTGTTCATTTAAGAAACATTTCATTGTGACCTCAGtgccattatttttgtttttttatggaGTTAAGTGAAAAGTCTACAGCATGCACTGATATAGAACAGTGATGATTATTTATTCCCTGCAATACCATGGACAGCGAGGGTGCTATGCTTAAAGGCCCCTTCCAGCATTGAAGTAGACTGAGAGTTTGAAATGACCCCCCGACCCTTTACTTCCATGGAGGCAGTAACCTCTCATGTAAAGCCGTCAAAGGAGTACCTTTTAGTTGCCCCTGGTTCTTGCAGAGTCTGTCTTGTCTTCTTTTGGGTGTGCTTCCCGGGTAGGAAATATGACCTTGTTTCATTTCTCCTTTATCAGATTGAGGAAATGCAAAACTTGCGATACAAAAACAGGATACTGCAGATTGACATTGACTGCTTAACCAAAGAGATTGACCTCCTTCAGACAAGAGGTATCCCTGTTCCTTTGTGCCTTACATCATCTTACCATAGCCAATAAGCCTGGTGTCCTCAAACGTGGAGAAAAGCAAGCACAGTATTAACTTACATGCATGTGTACTATGAAACTATGTTGCTGGGcacaaaaaaagtcttttcGAGAGCTGTCCAAGATACTCAGTCGAAAATCCTCTCACCTTTTACCTCACTTTAAAAATGGTGCTTTAACCCTTATTTCACTTATTAAACTGGGAGCTTTCATGTGCTTGGTAGACAGGTAGCACAGCTAGGAATGCATCAGAAGAATGTGGAAGTAAGCACAGGACATAGAGGCCAgccccctcctcacccccaGGCTTTGCTGGGGAATTGCAAGTTCCTCTTTCCGGCCAGCCTCTGTTGCTGCTGCCGCTATGCTGTGAACTAGCGATTGTTTCCTGAATTGCATCCTGTTGCTGGTGGGCAGAGGGGGATTTATGGGCCTCATGGCTCCACACTACTTGCTCTCCAGCATGTGTTGGTCCAGCTGCTTTAGGtcagaggtttaaaaaaaaaaaaaaaacatattgttttAGAACGCCCTCTTTTGGAATCTGAGAATAATAGTGTtttgggggaggggatgcaaaacttttttttggggtTTGTTGTGaggatgctgttttttttccctgcagatATTTTGTGACTGCAGCTTATTGCCGTGCAGTTCCTGTGTCACTTAGTCCCCTTAACTGTTTCTGTGTTTAGAGCCTAGAAAGATTTGGCcgttcagatgttttttttttttgccctgtgTCATCTTCTGAAAATGATGTGTGGTCCTGTCTCAATTTGTTACAGGACCACACTTTGATCCCAGTGCAATTCATAACTTCTATGACAACATTGGATTCCTAGGCCCAGTTCCACCCAAGCCCAAAGGTACTTCATCTGTTGGTAAGTTTTGAAGATAGTAACTTGCTCATTTCCTGCCTGTCCTGCCATTTGTCTCCTTTCTAGCACACCTTTCTCTCAGTCCACAacttgcagacatttttttttttattattcttatctAAATCTTGAGAAACTTGCTGGTTCATTAGAGTATTCAAAGCAAAattatctaacacttttctaCAGTTAAAGTCCAAACAGAATGGGTAAAGCAGTAATTTTGGCTTCACCActtgtataatttatttcagtaaattgtAGAAAGTTTTAAGTCCATGTAAATCCATGTTCTggtctatttttttcttctagtgCTTTATCTGTTTATATACCTGTGCTGTCGTCTTGTTTCCTTCATCCCATCTACTACATCTCCATTCTGCTGTGCCTCATCTGTCCCACCCAGAGTGTATAGGGTCCGTAGACAGGAGGGGAAGGAAAATTAATGTCACATCCAAGTTAAAGAAGGATTCCTccactccacctcctgctgtccctCTGGGTTGGTAGTCCTATGTGTCAGTCTTTGTCTGCCTCTGTCGTCTGCTGTGCCTTTGGGTTACTTTGTGTTCCACAGCTCTGAACCCTTCTTTGTTCACTAATGctgcttattttgtttttcatcaatTAGTGAAGAAAAAGGCTTGTAGTTTACTGTGGTCTGTAATTGCACAAAAcagattttcttcttcttcctggcCTTGTTTTTTGTACTTGGTTCTTTTGTCATACTGCTTGCACACAATGTTGGTCTTTGTTTGGATGAAAGGCGGTGGGGGTAGATCTGATTCTGCCGAAACCAGCCCCAGGCCATGTGGGGCACATTTACCAGACATGCTTCTACGGTAGACACTTATAAAACGGCATAGTTTCAGATGAAGTACAAGCCAGAAAATCTGAGCCACACAAAATTTACCTCAAATGTTCAGTAATTATGAAGTGTGACAATGAGGGTGACCCTTATTCACCTGTCTCTTGTGAACTGTCGACCCTGGCAGAGTCCAGCACCAAGACCCCAAAGCCTGCGGCGGATGCAGAGGAGGATGAGGGAGCTCATTGGAACTGCACGGCCTGCACCTTCCTCAACCACCCTGCCCTGAACCGCTGTGAACAGTGCGAGTTCCCACGCCACTTCTGAGCCACACCCTGCCCCACCCCACCGCAAGACTGCTCCTTGTTTTCTACCACCGTGTATAACTCTTTAAAGAAGGGGGGTTTTCATTTTCCATGAGTTAAGGAAATATGGACAGGgtattttggggtttttttcctcgtttttcttcaaagttttATATTTCTTGGGGTAGAAAGCTGCCCATCAAGGGCAGACTTGACAGGACAGTGTTTACAGGTAGTGTTACTTAAACCAGCAGTGCTGATGATACCTCACCTTGGAGTGGACAGTCTGTGCAGGAGATTCTCCCTTCACGCCTCCTGGCGATTAGCAAGCGCGCACTCTCACGCTCACTTCTCCAAGGTGTCATCATGCCTTTGCCTTCCCTTCTGTGATATTTGGAAAAGAGGAGGATTTGGGGGGTGACTGGGGCACTACATCTGAAAGGAAAACCAGCAGGCTATCTCCTTCctagtatttgtttttttggacTATTGTGATCGGTTCATGCTCCCAGAGAATGACCGGAATAATTTTGCAGTGTGTTTCTACCACCAAAGAGTGCcttgtgtcctctccctctgtAGCGCTCCAGTCTGTCTCCTAAATCCACAGTTAATGACATGAAAACTAAATTGCATGctttgtatg
This genomic window from Scleropages formosus chromosome 1, fSclFor1.1, whole genome shotgun sequence contains:
- the tab2 gene encoding TGF-beta-activated kinase 1 and MAP3K7-binding protein 2 isoform X2, with protein sequence MAQGSQHIDIQVLHDLRQKFPEVPEGVVSQCVLQNNNNLHACCEYLSQVSTGYLYGEGNLSFPEESNLSRLQNHMTQLNLDLQSQNVHVPSAREGQRMNGSRTLTHSLSDGPLQGTQPGQLFQSEPQSAPAQVPSGLSVFGIMDAARKPQPPQHLGLYQLSGKPHAAGGQQAPRFNPITVTLAPNIPTGRNTPTSLHIHGGPQSGLNSQQGNSIYIRPYVTQSSTIRQQQQPQCSPTYQISHPASLPCGRTLPSQHSSSHTSPHQSQGHQTSHVYMPISSPTNPQAPSVLQTPSGTLPSGGPSSAAPASFSQYNIQTISTGPRKNQIEIKLESPQRSNAGGGPRSSSSTSSSSSSSSCPASSSMGSSTCPTAPLSIGGPGPNRSQPTVYISASPPSGATAAPDDPAMAPSSSRSQPKFYISANATGDDASGRNPTLYISANPPLQGPSSGRSVPGQVSMCPAFIHHHPPKSRPSVSGGTTATSPRVVVTQPNTKYTFKITVSPNKPPAVSPGVVSPTFEPTNILSLPSDHFAEPDPHHLSDPLSAHRERPSEQRRLSMGSDDAAYTQALLVHQKARMERLWHELELKKKKLEKLKEEVNVMENDLTQRRLQRSNSASQIPSIEEMQNLRYKNRILQIDIDCLTKEIDLLQTRGPHFDPSAIHNFYDNIGFLGPVPPKPKGTSSVESSTKTPKPAADAEEDEGAHWNCTACTFLNHPALNRCEQCEFPRHF
- the tab2 gene encoding TGF-beta-activated kinase 1 and MAP3K7-binding protein 2 isoform X1; translated protein: MAQGSQHIDIQVLHDLRQKFPEVPEGVVSQCVLQNNNNLHACCEYLSQVSTGYLYGEGNLSFPEESNLSRLQNHMTQLNLDLQSQNVHVPSAREGQRMNGSRTLTHSLSDGPLQGTQPGQLFQSEPQSAPAQVPSGLSVFGIMDAARKPQPPQHLGLYQLSGKPHAAGGQQAPRFNPITVTLAPNIPTGRNTPTSLHIHGGPQSGLNSQQGNSIYIRPYVTQSSTIRQQQQPQCSPTYQISHPASLPCGRTLPSQHSSSHTSPHQSQGHQTSHVYMPISSPTNPQAPSVLQTPSGTLPSGGPSSAAPASFSQYNIQTISTGPRKNQIEIKLESPQRSNAGGGPRSSSSTSSSSSSSSCPASSSMGSSTCPTAPLSIGGPGPNRSQPTVYISASPPSGATAAPDDPAMAPSSSRSQPKFYISANATGDDASGRNPTLYISANPPLQGPSSGRSVPGQVSMCPAFIHHHPPKSRPSVSGGTTATSPRVVVTQPNTKYTFKITVSPNKPPAVSPGVVSPTFEPTNILSLPSDHFAEPDPHHLSDPLSAHRERPSEQRRLSMGSDDAAYTQALLVHQKARMERLWHELELKKKKLEKLKEEVNVMENDLTQRRLQRSNSASQIPSIEEMQNLRYKNRILQIDIDCLTKEIDLLQTRGPHFDPSAIHNFYDNIGFLGPVPPKPKGTSSVECIGSVDRRGRKINVTSKLKKDSSTPPPAVPLESSTKTPKPAADAEEDEGAHWNCTACTFLNHPALNRCEQCEFPRHF